GATCATCATACTCGCCAAGGGGAGCTAGAGGCGGAATTTGTCGATATTCGTCCCCAAATCCGGGCAACAGCGACGATATTAACCCAATATATCCAAAAAGGGTTAATAAGTTTTAATACTAGCGATACCGTCCATGTTAAGTGTGCCACAGCTTTGATGCACGGATTGCGATCGGATACGAATAATTTAATGCAAGCGCAAGAGTGTGAATTTATCGCTGCTGGTTATCTCAGTCGTTTCTACGATGCTCAATTATTAAACGCTGTCCTGCAATCGGCCAGATCCCGACGGGTGATGGATGTGATTGAACGGGCCCTGAAAAACCGTATTATTAAAAATAATTATTCGATCGCCGGGGTCGGTTATTTGCGTTATGATGACCGGGATGCGATTCCCCAAGCTGCCGATTTTTTGGTGACAGAAGAAAATGTTCACACGGCTTTAGTTTACGGTATCGTTCACGATGAAGATGAGGATATCGAGTTAGTCATTGGTTCTATGCGTACCAGTAAAATTACCCTAGATCCCGATGAATTTCTCAAGGAAGCTTTCGGACAGGATAACCAAGGTCGCTTTTTTGGTGGTGGTCGTTATATGGCCGGAGGTTTTGAAATTCCGATCGGTTTTCTCGGTGGTTTTAATAATAATGCCGAATATGCAAAACTTAAGTGGGAACTGTATGACACCCAAATTAAACAGAAACTTTCCCATCTAGTTAACCCCGATGAAAAGGTAATTCGCACCTAGGTATTAAATCTCAGCTATCTATTATCATGGCCAAGACCGACCCTACACTGATATGAAACTTTATTTTGTGCGTCATGGATTAGCAGGACAATCTGGGGATTATCTCAACGATAGGGAACGTCCTTTAACCGAGGAAGGTAAGACAAAAACTGCTAAAGTTGCCCAAAGATTAGGACAGTTGGGGGTGAAATTTGACCTAATTCTTACTTCTCCCCTGGTGCGTGCCGTGCAAACCGCCGAAATTTTGCAAAAAGCGGGTTTAAGCCGTAAAATTGAGCAATTTAATCCCCTATCGCCCAATGGCAATCTTCAAGATTGGGTGCAATGGTGGCAAAAGTCGGACTATCAGCGAGAGCAAAACGCGATCGCACTGGTAGGCCACGAACCGGATTTAGGTTATTGGACGGAAATGCTAGTTTGGGGCAAATTTCAAGGAAAATTATCGGTCAAAAAAGCGGGAATAATTGGTCTAGAGGTTCCCAATCAACAAAATCCCCTCGGTAAATGCCAGTTATTTCTCTTAACTGCCCCAAAATGGTTATTGTAGCCCTAAAGCTTGCCTCGGTTATTGGTGAACTATCCTAGCCACGTCTGTTAAACTTTTGCTAGGAACGAATCGCAGGCCTTAGTTGGAATTTGTCAGCTAAGACGCATTTTAACCGCCTATCCTTAGATTAGCTCTTGCAAAAATCAAAAATCTCCCGTTAGGTGAGGAGTCTCCGAGCCAGTAGTCAGTAGTCAGGAGAATTAAGAATGAGCATTAATCAATTAAATGCTCTATTTAGGGATTTTAGGCAATTTTATGCCTATTTTTCTCATTTTTGAATATCAAAAATTAATTATGCAAGAACTCTATAGTCTAAAATTAGAGGAAAAGGATAGGATGGGTTGAAACCCGTCGAGTCGCATTTCATCCATTGCTTAAAAAGACAATGGCTTTCATGCTCCCGTGTTATTTTGGTAAAAAAATCAACCGTGACTAAGACCCCATCCCTCCAGGAAACTCATTACAATCAGGCCAAAGCTAGTTTACAACAGGCCTTAACTTGGTATGCCAGTTTTCGCCGCCATTGGAATTATCCCCCCGATCCCCAACTTCAGGCCGCCGTTAAACAGGATTTACAGTCCCTAAAATCGGCCTTGGATAAACTGGATGAAACGGTGATTCGGGTGGCGGCCTTCGGGTTAGTCAGTCGCGGTAAATCCTCGGTGGTAAACGCTTTAGTCGGTCAAAAAGTCCTGGCAACCGGCCCCCTACACGGGGTGACACGCTGGCCGCGATCGGTGCGTTGGACACCAGCCACGGGTAAAATTCAGATAGAATTAATCGATACTCCCGGACTGGATGAGATTGAGGGGGAAGCACGGGCGAATATGGCCAGAGAAGTCGCTAAAAGTGCCGATTTGATTTTATTTATCGTCGCGGGGGATATTACCCGCACTGAATACGAGGCCCTGGCAGAATTGCGCCGGGCCAAAAAACCGATCATTTTGGTGTTTAATAAGATTGATCTCTATCCGGAAGCCGATCGCCGTCAGATTTTTCAGCAGTTACAGCGATTAGGAACCAATCAGGACGAAAAAACGTTAGAAGATTTGTTAACTAGCGATGAGATAGTTATGGTAGCCGCCGAACCGCAACCGATTCCCGTCCGGGTGGAATACCCCGATGGGCGCGTGGTGACTGAGTGGGAAACCCCTCCCCCCGAAATTGAGGAGCTGCAAGATAAACTCTTAACGATTTTAAATCGGGAAGGGCGCTCGCTGCTGGCCTTAAATGCTTTAGTGCAAGGCCAAGAAGCGGAGGAAAATATCGCTAGAAAAACCCTGGAACTCCGGGACAGTCAAGCGGAGGAAATTATCTGGCAATACGCGAAATATAAGGCTTTAGCGATTGCGGCTAATCCGATCGCTATTTTAGACCTCCTAGGGGCTTCAATCGTCGATTTGACTCTAGTTCGGGCTTTAGCTCGTTTGTACGGCCTGCCGATTACCAGTCACCAAGCTGGTCAACTCTGGCGGACTCTACTTTTCAGTAGTGCGGGGTTGCTGGTGGGGGAAATCCTCAGCACTGTGATTATCGGTTTGGGCAAAACGGCAGCGGCAGCGGCGAGTATTTTTGAAAATCCCACCTCTTTAACCCTCTACGGTAGCACCGCTCTCCTACAGGGGGCAATTGCTGCTTATGGAACCTATACCATCGGGAAAGCCGCTAAAATCTATCTAGAACGCGGTTGTAGTTGGGGGGCATCTGGACCGAGTACGGTGATTAATCAAATTCTCGCTCAAGTTCATCCGCAAACTATCTTATATCGTTTACGTCTAGAACTAGAACAGTGATTTTAAAGGAAAAAGGAAAAAAGGCAACAGTGATCAATTAAATATTTCCTACTGACTCCTGATGACCGACTCCTAATTTTAGAAACTTAATTTTTGACAACGACCACTAGCTAGAAATATTGAGAGAAAATCATGTCTGCTGCCCATAAGTCCTATATTCCTGTTCCCGTTTCTCGCCAAAAAAGCCAAGGGAGTCAACGCCGTCCCCAATCACCAGTAAATCAGGCGACCCCAATGACCAAACCGACGACTAAATCGGTGGCGAGAGTTCCCGTAGCCCCGACAGAAAAACAAGTGGCCTCGCGTCAATTACGTTCTCTTTGCCTCCTAGAAAGAATAGTGGCCGTGATTACTTTTTGTCTGTTGGGTTCGACTCTGGGAATATATGCTTGGACGGTATATATTCCCAAGGTTTGGGACAAAGAATTTGGTAAACTGGAAACACTGCAACGTCACGAGCGCCATCTTTTGGCCACCAATGAAACCCTTAAACATCAACTAGCTCAACAAGCAGAAAAACCCGAAACTGGATTAACTCATCCCCAACCCTTCCAAAATATCTTTTTACAGCGTAAATCTGCCCCGAACCTGAAACCGGCCCCCGCTTCTCAACCCCAATCTACCGTCAATTCTCGACCCAGAAGTGCCTATTAACAGTTATCAGTTATCAGTTATCAGTGGGTAAGTTAACAGTTAGCAGATGTGAGTTTTTAAGTGTGCAGTATTAAATAGAAGTTTCCTACTGTCTTTTTACTTTTTACTTTTTACTTTTTACTGATCACTGATTACTGTTTACTGATCACTGATTACTGTTTACTGATAACTGAAAGATACTGCTCATGACTGACACAAAAAGACCCAGATTTAGAGGTAAAGAAACTCGATCGCCCTCCGGCAGGATCCGGGACAGAAAGTCCTATTTAACCGCCAAAAAACGGCAAAAACAGTTAAAAAATTTGCCTGTGAGTAACGGGCGATTGGTGGCGGTGTGGTTGGTTTTAGTCATGGGTATTTTGGGTTTAGCTTGGCGATTGTACCAATTGCAAATAGTACAGGCGCAGGAATTACAAAAAAGAGCCAGACAACAGCAAACTACAAGTATTAGACCCTATATTCCCCGGCGGGCGATCGTCGATAGTAATGGTAATGTTTTGGCGACCGATCGCTTAATTTATACTCTTTATGTACACCCAAAACTGTTTGCTATTCCCCCAGCAGAAGTGGCTGATAAATTAGCTCCTTTATTAAATATTCCCACTAATCAACTCATTCAAAAATTTAAAGAAAAAGAAACAGGAATTCGTTTAGCCAATCAATTAACTGAATCCGTGGCTAGGGGCTTAAAACAATTATCTCTTGACGGTGTAGAATTAGAGGAAAAATACGCTCGTTATTATCCCCAAGACGATGTGGCAGCCGACGTGATTGGCTATGTAGATAAAGAACATCGTGGCCAAGCAGGATTAGAACGAGGTTCCAGTCAGTTATTAGAAAGATCTCCTTTTTCTGTCAATACAAGACGCATGGGAGACGGGAGAATTTTACCTATTTTTGTTCCCCATGGTATCTTTCAATTTGATGAATTACAGTTAGAAGTAACCCTCGATTTAAAACTACAAAGAGCCGCCCGCACAGCCCTACGAGAACAGCTAAAAAAATTTAATGCTAAACGGGGAGCCGTCATCGTTATGGACTCCCTTGATGGTTCTCTTTTAGCCCTAGTTTGTGAGCCAACTTTTAACCCCAATGAATACTATAAAGCCAATGTGGCTCTATTTAAAAATTGGACCGTAGCCGATCAGTACGAACCGGGGTCAACTTTTAAACCAATTATTATCGCCCTGGCCATGAAAGCAGGGGCAATTAAAGCTAATACAGTAGTCAATGATCCGGGGGCAATTAAAGTCGGTACCTGGACGATTAAAAATGCCTCTAAACAGGGTTATGGGGCGCTAGATATGGCCCGAGTCCTGCAAACCTCTAGTAACGTGGCCATGGTGCAAATTGCCCAAAAAATGGGGCGAGTTGATTTCTATAAAAGTTTATTAGGATTGGACATAAATCAAAGGGTTGGTGTAGATTTACCCGGGGAAGTGTCAGGATATCTCAAACCCGAACAACAATTTCTGGATAATGCCATTGAATCGGCCACCGCTTCCTTTGGTCAAGGTTTATCCCTGACTCCTTTAAAATTAGTACAATTGCACGGTGCGCTGGCCAATGGTGGCACCTTGGTAACTCCCCATGTGATCAAAGGATTAGCCGACGACCGCGGCCGTTTGCACTGGCAGCCCGATTATCCCAGCAAAAAAGTCTTTTCTCCCACCGTGGCCCGGCAAGTGGTGGAAATGATGGAAACCGTCGTCAGCAAGGGGACGGGGGTAGCGGCCCAAATCCCCGGTTATCGCATCGGAGGCAAAACGGGAACCGCACAAAAAGCTAGTTCGACGGGGGGTTATCTACCTAACGCCAAAATTACCAGTTTTGTGGCGATTTTACCAATCGAATCGCCCCGTTATGTGGTTTTGGTGGTGGTGGATGAACCCAAGGGGGCCAATACTTTTGGCTCCACTGTTGCCGCTCCGGTGGCAAAAACGGTGATGAATACGCTCATTTCCCTCAAGGGTATCCCCCCCACCTCCAAGGTCGCTCCGGCGGCTTCTGCGACCAATAAACCCCCGCGGCACGATTAATTTAAGTCTTTTTGACAGAGGCTTTATCTAACAAAGCACAGAGAAATATTATGGGGCTGTCATTCCCATTTCGATCCATACTTCTATCAAATCTCGTATAACCCCTGTAACCATCTCAAAAAAATTGCCGATTGGGGATGGGAGCGATTAAGTATTCTTTGTTTTACTGCATCGTGAAGTTGTTTCCCCGGCGGATCTTGCCAAGCTAAATAGGTATGAATATTAGCCTTATCTAGATGATAATCCCTATAGGTTGCCCCTTGTTGTTTTGCCTCTATCACCTTGTTTTGTGTATATTGCCAAAGATTATTATCGGGAACTAAATAGGCTAAAAAAGTCTCTAACATTCCTCTAGATTGATTATCGGGCATCATCCACACACCGAATTTTATCCCCGATTCTAGAGTTATAATTAATCCCTCTGCTGGTAAATTTTGAGGTAAGTTAGGTATATTTGGTAAACAGGCATTATATAAACTTTTCCAACGATTATCAGGTTCTTCGTCCGCATCCATAATAATTCCTAAATGAGTTAGTCCACTATCATTGATTTCGTTGTAAATATTATCGCTATCGAGTAAATTCTCAATACCATCAGTCGGTTTAATATAGATAATAGCTGTGTCTTTTTTGTCTCCCCAAGAGATGCCATGGGCTTCTGCTAATTCGGGAATCACTCTCATTTCTTCTCTTCCCTCTACCAAGAGTTTTTTAGGATGTATTTTGGGCATTTTTAGCGAACCTCAACATCTCTTTCAGAAGCGAGGTAAATTTGTCTAGTATTGAAGGAAACTGCTTTTTCCTTGTCCCTATCTATCCTTTGAATAGTAATCTCGTTATCGGTAATTTTTTCTTCGGTAATTAATTCGGCTAAACTTTGCCAACAATCCCGGCTGTGAGTGGTGGCAAATACCTGAATATTGAGTTTTTTGGCGATTTCCCAGACGAATTTCCACATATCAGTCATGACAGTAAAGTGCAATCCGCTATCAATTTCATCAACTAATAAAATTCCATTTTCAAGATTAACCATCGCTAAAACTAATCCTAACATTCGCCAAAATCCATCACCTAAACTGCCAATCGGAACTGGTTCTTCTACTCCTTTAAGTTTAACCATAAATCCCCCACGTCCTCCCGATGTCCTACTAAATACTGGAGGTTGAAATTCTTCGGTAGTCGCAATTTTTTCTATTTTAGGTTCAATGATTTTTAAAGCTTCAATAACTAGGTTATCCGTAGAGTTAAGCAGACTTTGACTGAAAAAATATCTGTTTGCCTCAACTGCTATAGATTGAGGAGGAATCCAAGATAATTCTAGTTTTTCAAAATCCTGAGACGGTTTTTTATCAGTTAAATTTATCTGTAAAATATCCCCTTCAGGTGATAAAGAATAGACTTTTTGCTGATGCTCAAATTCAACTACCAAGCAAAAACTACCCAGGGATTGCAAATTATTATTATTGACTTTAGAGAGTAATTCTTTAGATGTAGATTGAATACTTAAAATCACCTGATTGGCTGGTTTATCTGGCTCATAAATAACTATTTTTTGATTATCCTTTAGTAAGTATTTATAGAATAAATTTTTTATCTGATAAGATTGCCAGGGATTACCGGGAAAATTAGCCGCATCTATTTCTCTATGAGAATACTCGCCCCGATGATTAAGAATTTTTTGTATTTTTCCTATATCAAATTTAGAAACATAAATAAGAATCGCTTCTAAAATAGAAGTTTTGCCGCTATTATTTTTACCTACTAAGAGATTAATGCGACCAAGATTGGCCATCTCAAAATTTTGAAAACCGCGAAAGCCTTCAATTTTTAGGGATTGTAACATCAGTGATTACCCCGGATTTTAGTTATTAAATCTAGTTTATCTCAACCCCAGAAAACACCTCAATTAACGACAGAGCATCACGATGGCGATACCGATACCCAAACTTAAACCGACCAGCACTTGAAAAGGAGTATGACCAATTAATTCCTTTAAACGTTCCTCGTTAAATTCCTTGCCCTCCTGGAACATTTCATCGATAATTTGATTGAGAATCCGGGCCTGTTTTCCGGCTGCCTGACGCACTCCGGCCGCATCATACATAACAATAACCGCAAAAAGCGCGGCGATGGCAAATTCGGGACTAGACCAACCCATCTGTAATCCTACCCCAGTAGCCAAGGCTCCCACCAGCGCCGAGTGAGCGCTAGGCATTCCTCCCGACGAGACTAGATAGCGCAGACTCACCTTACCATCCCGGATTAACTCAATCAGCGCTTTTAGTCCCTGGGCAGTGAAACAAGCTAAAAGAGAGACTAGCAGTATTTGATTGTGTAACACCTGCTCGAAGTCCTGCATAATCTCATTCGTTTAATTTAATTTTTACGATTAACAATATACTCGGCGATGGCCCGTAAAGGTTCAGCGGCCTCATCGTAGCTACTCAATTCACCGATGGCACTGTCTATTAACTGTTGAGCTTGCTGGCGGGATCCTTCTATCCCCCAGAGACTAGGATAGGTAGCTTTTTGTGCCTGTAGATCCTTACCGGCGGTTTTGCCCAATTCCTCCATTGTCGCCGTGATATCGAGAACATCATCGATAATTTGGAAAGCCAAGCCAATATTTTGAGCGTAACGGTCTAATTTAGCTATATCTTCCGCTTTTGCCCCCGCTAAAACTGCCCCCGACACCACAGAAGTCTCCAACAGGGCCCCCGTTTTGTGAGTATGGATAAAACCGAGAGTTTCCGCCGAAATATCGGGTTTTCCTTCGGATTCCAAGTCTAAAACCTGACCTCCCACCAAACCCGCTGCCCCGACAGTGCGACCTAAACGGGCAATTACCTCTAAAATCTGTACAGGAGGTACATTACGAGTCTGGGTAGCCACATACTCGAAAGCGTAGGCCAGGAGACCATCCCCAGCTAAAATAGCGATATCTTCGCCAAAAACCTTATGATTGGTTAATTTCCCGCGTCGGTAATCATCGTTATCCATGGCGGGTAAATCGTCATGAATTAATGACATAGTGTGAATCATTTCTAGGGCGCAAGCGGTGGGTAAAGCCATCTCTAGGGAACCGCCCATCAGTTCACAGGTAGCCAGACATAAAATCGGCCGCAGACGTTTGCCACCGGCGAGGAGAGAATAGCGCATCGCCTCGTAGATTTTGGCAGGATTGCCGATAACTAAAGAGCTATCCAAAGCTGACTCGACAATTAACCGCTTTTCCTCCAGATAGGAAGCCAGAGAAAAGCTCTCGTTTTTCCTCACTTCTACCCCTTGTTCGCCCCTAGTAACCATGTCTTTTTGTCTTGAACCGACTGCTTTTAAAACTATATCAGGAAACTCCACCTCGATCAGAATTAAACTGACTGCTCCCTTGTCCCCTAAGCTGTTGACTATCTAAATTACCCCTTCAGACTGCATGGGAATGCCGGAGTTGACAGTCTGAGCATTTGTACTAAAGTTTTCCAGACGGAGAGAGGTCAATTTTCTTTTCTGATGCCTATTTTCTCTTTTAACCTGAAAAAATACCTCCCTCAGCCTGGTCCAGGAATTGGCGAAAAACGGGCGATATAATTGAATTTCACCGCAGTTATCAGGGGAAATGCTAAAGTTTTGATGATTCGGTCAAACTTCCGTTTTCTTAGCTTGCGGTTTGGAAATTTCTCGATTAGCCTAGAAGTAGGATTCTCCTAGGAATATATTGTATGCTGACAGGGCAAATTTTAGGCGATCGATACCAAATTCAAAGTCAGTTAGGTAAACAAACCGGAAGACGCACTTTTCTCGCCCAAGATCTAAAAACGGGCGCTACTGTTGTCGTCAAATTATTAATCTTCAGTCCCGATTTTGAATGGACAGATTTAAAACTTTTTGAACGGGAAGCCGAAACTCTTAAACATCTAGATTGTCGCTCGATTCCTGAATATATCGACTATTTTGAAGTTCGCACCGATACCTATCAAGGTTTTGCCCTTGTTCAGAGTTATATCGAGGCTAAATCTCTCAAGGAACAGATAGAAACTGGTCGCAAATTTAGTGAAGCAGACCTGCAAGAATTAGCTAAATATATCCTAGGTATTTTAATTTATCTCCATGGACTTAACCCGCCAATTATCCACCGGGATTTGAAACCTAGTAATATTTTATTAAAAGATCGCTCGGGCCATAGTATCGGCAATGTTTATTTAATTGATTTTGGTTCTGTCCAGACTGTTGCC
This Microcystis wesenbergii NRERC-220 DNA region includes the following protein-coding sequences:
- a CDS encoding DUF3226 domain-containing protein — encoded protein: MPKIHPKKLLVEGREEMRVIPELAEAHGISWGDKKDTAIIYIKPTDGIENLLDSDNIYNEINDSGLTHLGIIMDADEEPDNRWKSLYNACLPNIPNLPQNLPAEGLIITLESGIKFGVWMMPDNQSRGMLETFLAYLVPDNNLWQYTQNKVIEAKQQGATYRDYHLDKANIHTYLAWQDPPGKQLHDAVKQRILNRSHPQSAIFLRWLQGLYEI
- a CDS encoding peptidoglycan D,D-transpeptidase FtsI family protein yields the protein MTDTKRPRFRGKETRSPSGRIRDRKSYLTAKKRQKQLKNLPVSNGRLVAVWLVLVMGILGLAWRLYQLQIVQAQELQKRARQQQTTSIRPYIPRRAIVDSNGNVLATDRLIYTLYVHPKLFAIPPAEVADKLAPLLNIPTNQLIQKFKEKETGIRLANQLTESVARGLKQLSLDGVELEEKYARYYPQDDVAADVIGYVDKEHRGQAGLERGSSQLLERSPFSVNTRRMGDGRILPIFVPHGIFQFDELQLEVTLDLKLQRAARTALREQLKKFNAKRGAVIVMDSLDGSLLALVCEPTFNPNEYYKANVALFKNWTVADQYEPGSTFKPIIIALAMKAGAIKANTVVNDPGAIKVGTWTIKNASKQGYGALDMARVLQTSSNVAMVQIAQKMGRVDFYKSLLGLDINQRVGVDLPGEVSGYLKPEQQFLDNAIESATASFGQGLSLTPLKLVQLHGALANGGTLVTPHVIKGLADDRGRLHWQPDYPSKKVFSPTVARQVVEMMETVVSKGTGVAAQIPGYRIGGKTGTAQKASSTGGYLPNAKITSFVAILPIESPRYVVLVVVDEPKGANTFGSTVAAPVAKTVMNTLISLKGIPPTSKVAPAASATNKPPRHD
- a CDS encoding GTP-binding protein, yielding MTKTPSLQETHYNQAKASLQQALTWYASFRRHWNYPPDPQLQAAVKQDLQSLKSALDKLDETVIRVAAFGLVSRGKSSVVNALVGQKVLATGPLHGVTRWPRSVRWTPATGKIQIELIDTPGLDEIEGEARANMAREVAKSADLILFIVAGDITRTEYEALAELRRAKKPIILVFNKIDLYPEADRRQIFQQLQRLGTNQDEKTLEDLLTSDEIVMVAAEPQPIPVRVEYPDGRVVTEWETPPPEIEELQDKLLTILNREGRSLLALNALVQGQEAEENIARKTLELRDSQAEEIIWQYAKYKALAIAANPIAILDLLGASIVDLTLVRALARLYGLPITSHQAGQLWRTLLFSSAGLLVGEILSTVIIGLGKTAAAAASIFENPTSLTLYGSTALLQGAIAAYGTYTIGKAAKIYLERGCSWGASGPSTVINQILAQVHPQTILYRLRLELEQ
- a CDS encoding divergent PAP2 family protein produces the protein MQDFEQVLHNQILLVSLLACFTAQGLKALIELIRDGKVSLRYLVSSGGMPSAHSALVGALATGVGLQMGWSSPEFAIAALFAVIVMYDAAGVRQAAGKQARILNQIIDEMFQEGKEFNEERLKELIGHTPFQVLVGLSLGIGIAIVMLCR
- the sixA gene encoding phosphohistidine phosphatase SixA, coding for MKLYFVRHGLAGQSGDYLNDRERPLTEEGKTKTAKVAQRLGQLGVKFDLILTSPLVRAVQTAEILQKAGLSRKIEQFNPLSPNGNLQDWVQWWQKSDYQREQNAIALVGHEPDLGYWTEMLVWGKFQGKLSVKKAGIIGLEVPNQQNPLGKCQLFLLTAPKWLL
- a CDS encoding AAA family ATPase, with amino-acid sequence MLQSLKIEGFRGFQNFEMANLGRINLLVGKNNSGKTSILEAILIYVSKFDIGKIQKILNHRGEYSHREIDAANFPGNPWQSYQIKNLFYKYLLKDNQKIVIYEPDKPANQVILSIQSTSKELLSKVNNNNLQSLGSFCLVVEFEHQQKVYSLSPEGDILQINLTDKKPSQDFEKLELSWIPPQSIAVEANRYFFSQSLLNSTDNLVIEALKIIEPKIEKIATTEEFQPPVFSRTSGGRGGFMVKLKGVEEPVPIGSLGDGFWRMLGLVLAMVNLENGILLVDEIDSGLHFTVMTDMWKFVWEIAKKLNIQVFATTHSRDCWQSLAELITEEKITDNEITIQRIDRDKEKAVSFNTRQIYLASERDVEVR
- a CDS encoding DHH family phosphoesterase codes for the protein MMAELLSLVPAKSLETDVVVGEAPAVCPLPPVTVSNDTLLISLIDRLRRTLENHRGENQIVVMQDFPDPDALSSAWAYQIIAEQYDIHCDIVYAGTLSHQENVALVKLTGLPAKRWGVHTLKDRDLSVYQGCVFVDGQGTNSQLTTLVKQAKIPIIAVIDHHTRQGELEAEFVDIRPQIRATATILTQYIQKGLISFNTSDTVHVKCATALMHGLRSDTNNLMQAQECEFIAAGYLSRFYDAQLLNAVLQSARSRRVMDVIERALKNRIIKNNYSIAGVGYLRYDDRDAIPQAADFLVTEENVHTALVYGIVHDEDEDIELVIGSMRTSKITLDPDEFLKEAFGQDNQGRFFGGGRYMAGGFEIPIGFLGGFNNNAEYAKLKWELYDTQIKQKLSHLVNPDEKVIRT
- the crtE gene encoding geranylgeranyl diphosphate synthase CrtE, coding for MVTRGEQGVEVRKNESFSLASYLEEKRLIVESALDSSLVIGNPAKIYEAMRYSLLAGGKRLRPILCLATCELMGGSLEMALPTACALEMIHTMSLIHDDLPAMDNDDYRRGKLTNHKVFGEDIAILAGDGLLAYAFEYVATQTRNVPPVQILEVIARLGRTVGAAGLVGGQVLDLESEGKPDISAETLGFIHTHKTGALLETSVVSGAVLAGAKAEDIAKLDRYAQNIGLAFQIIDDVLDITATMEELGKTAGKDLQAQKATYPSLWGIEGSRQQAQQLIDSAIGELSSYDEAAEPLRAIAEYIVNRKN